Genomic window (Rathayibacter sp. VKM Ac-2760):
TTCCCGGGCTGTCAAAGGCCTGCTGCGAGGGACACCCGCGGCGGTGCCGCCGGATGAGATGATTCCCGGATCGCCCGCAGCTCTGCGATCCGCGACGACGAGAGGAGACGCCGTGCCGTCCATCAGCGTCCGCGACGTCGCCGCCCGCGCCGGAGTCTCCGTCGGCACCGTCTCCAACGTGCTGAACCGGCCGGAGAAGGTGGGCGCCGCATCCGTCCAGCGGGTGCAGACCGCGATCGCCGAGCTCGGCTTCGTCCGCAACGACGCCGCCCGCCAGCTCCGCGCCGGCCGCAGCCGCAGCATCGGCCTCGTCGTGCTCGACGCCGGCAACCCGTTCTTCGCCGAGCTCGCCCGCGGGGCCCAGTCCCGCGCCGCCGAGGCGGGTCTCGCCGTCCTGCTCGCGAGCACCGACGCGGAGGCCGATCGCGAGGACTCCTACCTCGACCTGTTCGAGGAGCAGCGGGTGAGCGGCGTGCTGATCTCGCCGCAGGGGGAGGGGTCGGCGCGGCTCGCGCGCCTGCGCTCGCACGGCATCCCCTGCGTCCTCGTCGACCGGGAGTCCGGCGACGACGCGCTCTCCTCGGTCGCGGTCGACGACGTCGCCGGCGGGCGGCTCGCGGTCGAGCACCTGCTCGGACTCGGCCGCCGCCGGATCGCGGTGGTGGGCGGTTCGGAGTCGATCCGCCAGGTCGCCGACCGGTTCGCCGGCGCGCGCGAGGCGGTGGCGGCGGTCGACGGCGCGACGCTCGAGGTGCTGCCGACGCCCGGGCTGACCGTGCTGGACGGCCGGGCGGCGGGCCGAGCGCTCGCCGAGCGCGACGCCTCCGCCCGCCCCGACGCCGTGTTCTGCGCGAACGACCTGCTCGCCGTCGGCGTGCTGCAGGGCCTGATGCTGCTCGGCGATCTGCGGGTGCCGGAGGACGTGGCACTGATCGGCTACGACGACATCGCCTTCGCGACCGCCACGATCGTGCCGCTGTCGAGCATCCGCCAGCCGAGCGCCCTGATCGGCGCGACCGCCGTCGAGCTGCTGCTCGAGGCGGCCCCGCGCCAGGTCGTCTTCCAGCCCGAGCTCGTCGTCCGCGCCTCGACGGCCGGCTGACCCCCTGGTCCGCCCCCTCCGCGAGATGCCACTTGTGCACGCTTTTCACGGCGTGTCGCGTGCACAAGTGGCATCTCGCGGGGACGGGCAGAACGGGGGACCTCCGCATCGAGGCTGAGCGCGCTGGTAGCGTTTAGTGGGTCGGGTCCAAGAAACCCGACACCTCCCCCCCTGACGAAAGCCGCCATGACTCTGCGCCGCCACGCCCTCGCCGCCCTCGCGGCCTCCGCCCTCCTGCTGACCGGCTGCACGGCCGACGGCGGCGACACGGGCGGCGGATCCAGCACCCCCGTCGCCGACGGCGTCCTCACCTACGCGACCGGCGACGCCGAGCCCACCTGCCTCGACCCGCACGTCGGCGGCAACTACCCGCAGGCGCTGCTCGCAACGCAGGTCCTCGAATCGCTCGTCTCCCGCAGCGACGACGGCACGATCACCCCGTGGCTCGCGGAGTCGTGGACCGTCTCCGACGACGCGCTCAGCTACGACTTCACCCTCCGCGAGGGCCTGACCTTCACCGACGGATCGCCGCTCGACGCGGACGCCGTCGCCGCGAACATCGCGCATCTGCAGGACCCGGCGACCAAGTCCTCCACCGGCTACCTCGCCGTCGCGAAGGTCGAGTCGGTCACGGCCGTCTCGCCGACCGTCGCCCGCTTCACCCTCAGCACCCCGGACAGCGCGCTGCTCGAGTCGCTCTCGCAGCCGTGGACCGCGATCGAGTCGCCCACCGGCATCGCCCGCGGCGAGGAGGCGAACTGCGAGGCGCCCGTCGGCACCGGCCCGTTCACGGTGACGGAGTGGGTCAAGCAGGACCACGTGACCCTCACCCGCAACGACGCCTACGACTCCTCGACCGGCCCGACCGGCGACGGCCACGACGGCCCCGCCTACCTCTCCAGCATCACCTGGCGCTTCATCCCGGACTCGGCGACCCGCTACGCCGCGCTGCAGGCGGGCGAGGTCGACGTGATCGACAACGCTCAGCCCGACACGCTCGCCGCGGCGAGCGACGCCTCCGACCTCGTCGAGATCGACGCGCCCCGCCCCGGCTCGGTCAACCGCCTCGAGCTCAACTCGGGCCAGTCGCCGTTCGACGACGAGAGCGTCCGCGAGGCGTTCGTCCGCGCCGTCGGCGTGAACGACGCGATCGACTCCCTCTTCTTCGGCACCGCCGCGCGCTCGTACTCGCCGCTGTCGAGCAGCGAGGCGACCGCGTACTCCGACCCCTCGCTCTTCGAGGATGCCGGCTCGGACGACGAGATCGCCGCCGCGGAGGACCTCCTCACGGCCGCGGGCTGGGTCGACTCCGACGGCGACGGGATCCGCGACAAGGACGGCGCGCCGCTCACGCTGCGCCTCCCGGTCAGCACCAACCAGTCGATCCCGGCCGAGCAGTCGCTGTTCGAGCAGATCCAGGCGTCGGCGAAGGTCGCCGGCTTCGACGTGCAGATCAGCCTGCTGGACCTCTCCAGCTGGTACACCGCGCTCGCGGCGAACGAGTACGAGCTGGTCAGCGCGCCGTACACGAAGGTCGGTCCGGACGTCCTGCGCACCCTCTACGCGTCCTCCGGCATCACCCCGGCGCCGAGCGGCTACTTCGCCAACCACGCCCAGGTGAACGACCCGGCGCTCGACGCCCTGCTGGAGCAGGCGAGCGCCACCGTCGACGAGACCGAGCGCGCCGACCTCTACACCCAGGCGCAGAAGATCGTGCTCGAGGGCTACTGGATCCTGCCGCTCTACGACCAGCAGAACCACTACCTGCACCGCTCGGCCGTCCAGGGCGTCGCGGCCCTGGCCACCGTCTCGACGCCCTGGTTCGCGGACGCCTGGCTCTGACGCTCGGCGGCGCCGGATCTCGATACGCCCGCTCCGCGGGCTACTCGATCAGCAAAGGAGCGCCCCGCCTGCTGGTCGAGCAGCCGCGGCACGCGGCGTATCGAGACCCGCCGTCTGCAGCGGGGTGGATCTCGATACGCCCGCTGCGCGGGCTACTCGATCAGCAAGAAGCGCCCTGCCTGCTGGTCGAGCAGCCGCCCTTCATGCTGGTCGAGTAGCGGCGCAGCCGCGTATCGAGACCCACCCGCCAGAACACGCACCCCGAGAGGAGCCCCGCGTGATCCGTCGCGTCCTCCTCCGCCTCGGCGGCGCGCTCGTGGTGCTCTGGGCCGTCGCGACCGCCGTGTTCTTCCTCATCCGCCTGATCCCCGGCGACCCCGCGCAGGCGATCCTCGGCGGCCCCGGCTCGCAGGCGTCGCCGGAGGCGCTCGCCGCCGTCCGCGAGCAGTACGGCCTCGACCAGCCGCTCCTCGTGCAGTACCTCACCCAGCTCGGCCGCCTCGCCCGCGGCGACCTCGGCACCTCCTACTCCCTGCGCACTCCCGTCGCCGAGATGCTCGGCCAGCAGCTGC
Coding sequences:
- a CDS encoding ABC transporter substrate-binding protein; this translates as MTLRRHALAALAASALLLTGCTADGGDTGGGSSTPVADGVLTYATGDAEPTCLDPHVGGNYPQALLATQVLESLVSRSDDGTITPWLAESWTVSDDALSYDFTLREGLTFTDGSPLDADAVAANIAHLQDPATKSSTGYLAVAKVESVTAVSPTVARFTLSTPDSALLESLSQPWTAIESPTGIARGEEANCEAPVGTGPFTVTEWVKQDHVTLTRNDAYDSSTGPTGDGHDGPAYLSSITWRFIPDSATRYAALQAGEVDVIDNAQPDTLAAASDASDLVEIDAPRPGSVNRLELNSGQSPFDDESVREAFVRAVGVNDAIDSLFFGTAARSYSPLSSSEATAYSDPSLFEDAGSDDEIAAAEDLLTAAGWVDSDGDGIRDKDGAPLTLRLPVSTNQSIPAEQSLFEQIQASAKVAGFDVQISLLDLSSWYTALAANEYELVSAPYTKVGPDVLRTLYASSGITPAPSGYFANHAQVNDPALDALLEQASATVDETERADLYTQAQKIVLEGYWILPLYDQQNHYLHRSAVQGVAALATVSTPWFADAWL
- a CDS encoding LacI family DNA-binding transcriptional regulator — encoded protein: MPSISVRDVAARAGVSVGTVSNVLNRPEKVGAASVQRVQTAIAELGFVRNDAARQLRAGRSRSIGLVVLDAGNPFFAELARGAQSRAAEAGLAVLLASTDAEADREDSYLDLFEEQRVSGVLISPQGEGSARLARLRSHGIPCVLVDRESGDDALSSVAVDDVAGGRLAVEHLLGLGRRRIAVVGGSESIRQVADRFAGAREAVAAVDGATLEVLPTPGLTVLDGRAAGRALAERDASARPDAVFCANDLLAVGVLQGLMLLGDLRVPEDVALIGYDDIAFATATIVPLSSIRQPSALIGATAVELLLEAAPRQVVFQPELVVRASTAG